In Bifidobacterium scardovii JCM 12489 = DSM 13734, the genomic stretch CGATACGATGTGGCGTCACCGTCTCTGGACGTCACGATACCGTCGGACCGCAGGAGGTACTCCAGGCCTTTCGAATCATGCAGGATCAGGCGTCCCTGCTCGTCCAAGCCGATTCCTCTCTGTACATTCGCAAACCCCCTTCCTCCCGGGAAATGGTCGACAAGTACCGATACCCGGCCGGTTTCGCGGTCACAGACCATGCAGGAATCAATGACGCACGCGCCATCCAGTCCGCTGCCGGGAAAAGCGATAACGGTCTGCAGAGGCAGCCATGTCTGCCCGCCGTCCAAGGATCGCCGGATAACGAAATGGATCTCATTGGGCGCGTCGTTGGAGATGACCACACGCCGATCGGCGCCCGCAATCGTCACGCCGGACGGAGTAACGGCCAACGAAGGAATGCGATAGCTTGCCGAACCTTCATACCCCTTATCGAACAACGCCGTGTCGGTCGTCGGAGGAACATCCGAAAGCTTTCGAATCTGCCCGTCCATGAGCGGATACGCGTAGATGCCGCCGCTCCGCACTTCACCGCACAAACGCACCCCAAAGGAGTCCTCGCCAATCGACACATGCCGCAGATCCGGGTAATCGGCAAAAAACACCTGTCCCGGCTGGTGGATTTCCATATTTCCATCAACATAGATGTCAATGGCGCCTCGGAACGCGCGCACGACCAGATCATGCCAACCGCCGTCATTCCAAGATCCGAACGCACGGTACTCACACCACTCGCCATTGGCCAGCACCCGGTAAACGAATCCATCATCGTCAATGGAAACGTCCAAAACCTGCCCTTCGGCGGTCCTTGCCGCGACAATCGTCCCGAACTGCCCAAGCCCACGCACCCGGAACTGGGCATGAACCGTACCGGTCTTCATCGCGCGTAATGCAACGATGTCTTTCCCGGCCACATAGGCCGCCGCGAACTCGATATCGGGCTGCGGAATCGGCACATTGCGCTGGATGCGTTCCGAAGTCCACGCCTGCGCAAAGCATTCCACACGTTCGACGCGCATGCCTGGTTCATCCGCACAGACGAACATGCCTTTCCGCGCGTATTTCGACGGGCAGATATTGGTCGCGCAGGCGAACGCCTGATATCCGTCCACGTAGATTCTGGTGCCGAAATCACCGAATGTGACGTGCAGATCATGAACGCCGCCAAGTTGCACGCCATAGGTGTCCTCGACGTCCAGCACGATGCCTTCCTCGGGGGCTTCGATCCGCAGCGAGCCGCACGCGACGGAAACGCCGAGCACGAGACGCTCCGCGGCTTTGGCCTCCAGCAGGGCGCCGTCCGAAGAAATCCGGAACGTCGCACGCAACGTTCCTCCCGATTCCGGAAGCGACGCGGTACTCCACGCCCGATCGATATGATGGGAGAGATGTGTCATGCGGGCACCTTTCATATAAGTCTCATTGCCGTTTTCGCCGCACGGATCAGAACTCGGTGGAGGCGGAGACCTCATCGGGAGTGCGCGCCAGTTCCATGCCGCATTCCCTGAGCACAGCGGCGATACGCTTCACGTTCTCGTCCTTGAGCGGCAGCACCGGATCGGGCATCTGGTTGGTGTCGATCACGCCCAGCAGCGCCATCGCGGTCTTGAAGGCGCCCACACCGGCACCGAATCCCGCCACATCCTGAGGCACGGTGACGATGCGCATCAACGCGGACAGGCGATCCTGCTCCTTTCTGACGGCGTCCCAGTCACCGGTTTCAGCAGCATTCCACATACGCACATACCCATCGGCTTCCACGTTGGCGAGTCCCGGTACCGAGCCATCCGCACCAGCCATATAGGCTCCGTCGACCACGACTTCCTGACCGGTGAGCAGTGTGAGAGGATGGCCCGCTTTGGCATTGTCATCCGCCAGAAAACGGAAGGCGACGTCATCATTCGATGAGTCCTTGACACCGGCAAGCACCCCGTCCTTGCCCAGCCTGACCAGCAGATCGCCCGGCAGCTTGGTATGCACGCACACCGGGATGTCATAGGCGAACAGCGGCAAATCCGGCACGGCATCATGAATCAGGCGGAAGTGACGCTCCACTTCCTCCATGCCTCCAAGCGCATAGAACGGGCATGTGGCCACAATGGCGGAGGCGCCAAGTTCCTCAGCCGCCTTCGCATGCTCAATCACACGATTCGTTTCGGTGTCGATGCAGCCGACAAGCACCGGCACGCGGCCGTCCACGGCGTTCATCACCGTTTCGATGATCTCGCGGCGGCGCGCATCGGTGCTGAACGCCACTTCTCCGGAGGAACCGAGCGTGAACAGGCCATCGACTCCGGCATCAATCATGCGGTTGATCGAACGGACAAAGCTGGCCTTGTCCACTTCACCGGAGGCGGTAAGCGGGGTAACAACGGGCGGAATGACTCCGCGGAATTGAGTTGTCATGATGATTGCTCCTTAGCAGGTTTGACGATAATGAGATTTACGGTTCCGCCCGGATTGCGGATGCAAGGCGGACGGGTCGGGAAAAGAGAAGGATGGTCCGCGGATCCTACCGGCACTCCTCCGCGGTGGGATGCAGGAGCGACGGAGCCGCGCCCAACAGCAGCTTGGTGTAGCCGTCCTGGGGATTGTTCAACACGTCATGGGCCGGCCCGCGTTCCACGATGGTGCCATGATTCATCACCACGATTTCATCGGAAACGTAGCGTACGGTTTGGATGTCATGGCTGATGAACACCAAGGACAGGCCAAGGGATCGTTTCAGATCGGAAAGCAGATTGAGAATCTGCGCGCGGACCGAAACATCCAGGGCGGAAGTCGGCTCATCCGCAATGATCGCATCCGGATTGAGCGACAAGGCACGGGCTATGGCGACGCGCTGGCGCTGGCCGCCGGAAAGCTGGCCGGGCAGCGCGTACAGCACCGACTCCGGCAGCCCAACCATACGCAACAGTTCATTGGCACGCTTGATCCGAGCGGCTTTGTCGCCGACCTTATGCACGGCAAGCGGATCAATGAGCTGATCGATGATGCTC encodes the following:
- a CDS encoding sialidase family protein translates to MTHLSHHIDRAWSTASLPESGGTLRATFRISSDGALLEAKAAERLVLGVSVACGSLRIEAPEEGIVLDVEDTYGVQLGGVHDLHVTFGDFGTRIYVDGYQAFACATNICPSKYARKGMFVCADEPGMRVERVECFAQAWTSERIQRNVPIPQPDIEFAAAYVAGKDIVALRAMKTGTVHAQFRVRGLGQFGTIVAARTAEGQVLDVSIDDDGFVYRVLANGEWCEYRAFGSWNDGGWHDLVVRAFRGAIDIYVDGNMEIHQPGQVFFADYPDLRHVSIGEDSFGVRLCGEVRSGGIYAYPLMDGQIRKLSDVPPTTDTALFDKGYEGSASYRIPSLAVTPSGVTIAGADRRVVISNDAPNEIHFVIRRSLDGGQTWLPLQTVIAFPGSGLDGACVIDSCMVCDRETGRVSVLVDHFPGGRGFANVQRGIGLDEQGRLILHDSKGLEYLLRSDGIVTSRDGDATSYRVDDDGNVTCGGAPAGNIYLKEGADPCESLLTARTSYVVEVHSDDDGETWSNPRHINHMIKEPWMGFLGTSPGNGIQLSEGEHRGRLLVPYYCTGTSPKFNAGGALISDDGGRTWRRGKAINEGRTVNGEVVDEQDVHDDDATTHESVFVERSDGDVLCLFRNQHHLGRVGKAVSHDGGETWDTVEFDPMLPDIFSQPNAVTVPAGERGCASDRIIFANASLMRPYRGCGVLRLSEDGGRTWKRNRCFNPYHYVYQCMSVLPDGAIGLLWERETAGVYFTRLPLSWFGVEALESK
- a CDS encoding dihydrodipicolinate synthase family protein, producing the protein MTTQFRGVIPPVVTPLTASGEVDKASFVRSINRMIDAGVDGLFTLGSSGEVAFSTDARRREIIETVMNAVDGRVPVLVGCIDTETNRVIEHAKAAEELGASAIVATCPFYALGGMEEVERHFRLIHDAVPDLPLFAYDIPVCVHTKLPGDLLVRLGKDGVLAGVKDSSNDDVAFRFLADDNAKAGHPLTLLTGQEVVVDGAYMAGADGSVPGLANVEADGYVRMWNAAETGDWDAVRKEQDRLSALMRIVTVPQDVAGFGAGVGAFKTAMALLGVIDTNQMPDPVLPLKDENVKRIAAVLRECGMELARTPDEVSASTEF
- a CDS encoding ABC transporter ATP-binding protein, producing MSRIAENPKKDPNVAIIELKDVEVVFATRAGSILRPSKVTAVNKVNLRLMPGQTIGIVGESGCGKSTTANVMCGLQQATSGKVLFKGQDVTHRTAKERMRIGRVVSVVFQDPATALNSRMSIIDQLIDPLAVHKVGDKAARIKRANELLRMVGLPESVLYALPGQLSGGQRQRVAIARALSLNPDAIIADEPTSALDVSVRAQILNLLSDLKRSLGLSLVFISHDIQTVRYVSDEIVVMNHGTIVERGPAHDVLNNPQDGYTKLLLGAAPSLLHPTAEECR